Proteins from a single region of Mucilaginibacter daejeonensis:
- a CDS encoding THUMP domain-containing class I SAM-dependent RNA methyltransferase: MQVFQTESKIIITCNKRLSPYLQQEVTGLGYTITRAFQTGVELQGSVNDCIPLNLNLRCASQILYSLKSFEAQDPQQLYDALVQIEWEELIDFSGYFSITSNVNNEHIRTPLFANVKVKDAVVDRIKSKKGIRPNSGPELNKAVLHLYWQDDRAEIFIDTSGETLAKHSYRKIPGKAPMLEALAASTIMATTWNRKSTFINPMCGSGTLAIEAALLATDKHPGLFRMNYAFMHLMGYDEQVFFVERRKLKDKAKKETNFKIIATDISDDAVDVARKNARTAGVEHLIDFAVCDFADTEVPEQKGVVMFNPEYGERLGTHTKLEATYARIGDFLKQQCKGYYGYVFTGNPDLAKKIGLQASRRIEFYNGKLDCRLLEYTVYEGSKREPKTVTE, translated from the coding sequence ATGCAAGTATTTCAAACTGAAAGTAAGATCATTATCACCTGTAATAAGCGCTTATCGCCTTATCTTCAACAGGAGGTCACCGGACTGGGCTACACCATTACCCGGGCATTCCAGACCGGCGTTGAGCTACAGGGCTCGGTCAATGACTGTATACCCCTTAACCTGAATTTGCGCTGCGCCAGCCAGATCCTGTATTCGCTCAAAAGCTTTGAGGCGCAAGATCCGCAGCAACTGTACGATGCACTGGTGCAGATCGAGTGGGAAGAACTGATCGACTTTTCAGGCTATTTCTCTATCACCTCCAATGTGAACAATGAGCACATTCGCACGCCACTGTTCGCTAACGTCAAGGTTAAAGATGCCGTGGTAGATCGTATCAAATCAAAAAAAGGCATCAGGCCGAATTCAGGTCCTGAACTCAATAAAGCGGTACTGCACCTGTACTGGCAAGACGACCGTGCCGAGATCTTTATCGATACCTCGGGCGAGACCCTGGCCAAACACAGCTACCGTAAGATACCGGGCAAAGCCCCAATGCTGGAGGCACTGGCGGCATCTACCATTATGGCCACCACCTGGAATCGTAAAAGCACCTTCATTAACCCCATGTGCGGTTCAGGAACGCTGGCCATCGAGGCTGCCCTGCTGGCTACTGATAAACATCCAGGTCTGTTCCGAATGAACTATGCTTTTATGCACCTGATGGGTTACGATGAGCAGGTTTTCTTTGTTGAGCGCCGTAAGCTGAAGGATAAGGCCAAGAAAGAGACCAACTTTAAGATCATTGCCACCGATATATCTGACGATGCGGTCGACGTGGCCCGTAAGAACGCCCGCACGGCAGGTGTTGAACATTTGATCGACTTTGCTGTTTGTGATTTTGCAGATACCGAAGTACCTGAGCAAAAAGGTGTAGTGATGTTCAACCCCGAGTATGGTGAGCGTTTAGGCACGCACACCAAACTGGAAGCCACTTATGCCCGCATTGGCGACTTTTTAAAGCAGCAATGCAAAGGATATTACGGCTATGTATTTACCGGCAACCCTGACCTGGCCAAAAAAATAGGCCTGCAAGCCAGCCGCCGCATCGAATTTTATAACGGCAAGTTAGATTGCCGCCTGCTGGAATACACCGTTTACGAAGGCAGCAAACGCGAACCCAAAACAGTAACAGAATAA
- a CDS encoding HD domain-containing protein translates to MTPQQLIDDTAAFVQRTLQHAEAGHDWWHILRVWNNAKHIGATEQADMLVVELAALLHDIADSKFNGGDEEIGPRTAIEFLRGQGADEVIIEQVELIIRHMSFKSTFDGQKFYSPELAVVQDADRLDAIGAIGIARAFTYGGFKGRELYNPNIAPNLNMSKEEYKHATAPTINHFYEKLLLLKDKMNTATAKQMAERRHEYMEGYLTQFYAEWEGKS, encoded by the coding sequence ATGACCCCTCAACAACTTATTGACGATACCGCTGCCTTTGTACAGCGCACCTTACAACATGCCGAGGCCGGCCATGACTGGTGGCACATCCTGCGCGTTTGGAACAACGCCAAACATATAGGTGCTACCGAACAGGCCGATATGCTGGTGGTAGAGCTGGCCGCGTTATTGCATGACATTGCCGATAGCAAATTCAACGGTGGTGATGAGGAGATCGGTCCGCGTACGGCCATAGAGTTCTTACGTGGCCAGGGTGCCGATGAGGTCATCATCGAACAGGTGGAGCTGATCATCAGACACATGTCGTTCAAGTCGACTTTCGATGGACAAAAATTCTATTCGCCCGAGTTGGCCGTAGTTCAGGACGCCGACCGTTTGGATGCTATTGGCGCCATCGGTATCGCCCGGGCGTTCACGTACGGTGGTTTCAAGGGACGCGAACTCTATAACCCCAATATCGCCCCCAACCTGAACATGAGCAAGGAGGAGTACAAGCATGCTACCGCTCCTACCATCAATCACTTTTACGAGAAGCTCTTGCTACTTAAGGATAAGATGAATACCGCTACAGCTAAACAAATGGCCGAGCGACGCCACGAGTATATGGAGGGCTACCTCACGCAATTTTATGCCGAGTGGGAAGGTAAAAGCTAA
- a CDS encoding DUF3127 domain-containing protein, which yields MDIKGKVHEVSPTQQVTESLKKRELIVEYIENPQYPEYIKFEAIQDRCNLLDNVRVGDDVEVFFNLRGRPWTDKTGKKSYFNSLQLWKLNVLSGGAAAATPQYAPPVDINSAPDDDDLPF from the coding sequence ATGGATATTAAAGGCAAAGTACACGAAGTATCTCCGACACAGCAAGTTACTGAGTCGTTAAAAAAGAGAGAGTTGATCGTAGAATATATAGAGAACCCTCAATACCCTGAATACATCAAATTTGAAGCTATTCAGGATCGTTGTAACCTGCTGGATAATGTACGTGTTGGCGACGATGTGGAAGTGTTCTTTAACCTGCGCGGCCGTCCATGGACCGACAAGACCGGCAAGAAAAGCTACTTCAACTCATTACAATTATGGAAACTGAACGTATTGAGCGGTGGCGCAGCAGCTGCAACTCCTCAATATGCTCCTCCGGTTGATATTAATTCAGCACCTGATGATGACGATCTTCCGTTCTAA
- a CDS encoding carbohydrate porin, giving the protein MMKRTVLLMIGVVAGAVTKSFAQDNVKQDTVKQERVNLHFQQTVITQTKPRFNAAYSGNNSLSPSSETASSLTSTLFMGARLWKGAEAYFNPEISGGEGFSQALGIAGFPNGEAFRIGSADPRIYIARLYLTQRFEWGSEYENVTDDQNQLAGRKSKRYFQVTAGKFGISDFFDGNTFSHDPRSQFMNWSLMSNGAWDYPANTRGYIIGLYAELGQPNWTLRYAYTMVPTAANGSILDERITKGYTQNLEYERRYQLGGQNGTLRLLGFYNRGKMGNYREAVSINPAAPDVDAVDRYGHHKLGFGINAEQNLNPDLGVFARASFNDGHTQTWFFTEIDRSISLGSVLKGTSWKRKNDEVGLAFVGNGISGPHRDYLAAGGYGFIIGDGKLNYAHELVAELYYKADVYKGFFWLTPDYQFIANPAYNRDRGPVHVFSLRAHIEF; this is encoded by the coding sequence ATGATGAAAAGAACTGTACTGCTGATGATCGGCGTTGTTGCTGGTGCTGTTACTAAAAGCTTTGCCCAGGATAACGTGAAGCAGGACACCGTAAAGCAGGAAAGAGTGAATCTGCACTTCCAGCAAACGGTGATCACCCAAACCAAGCCTCGCTTCAATGCCGCATATTCAGGCAATAACAGTTTATCTCCAAGCAGCGAGACCGCCAGTTCACTCACCAGTACCTTGTTCATGGGTGCCCGTTTATGGAAAGGCGCTGAGGCTTACTTTAACCCCGAGATATCGGGTGGCGAAGGCTTTAGCCAGGCCCTGGGTATAGCCGGTTTCCCTAACGGAGAGGCGTTCAGGATCGGTAGCGCTGATCCGCGCATTTATATAGCCCGCCTTTACCTGACCCAACGCTTTGAGTGGGGCAGCGAATACGAGAACGTTACCGACGACCAGAACCAACTAGCCGGCCGTAAAAGCAAGCGTTACTTCCAGGTAACGGCCGGTAAGTTCGGTATATCCGATTTTTTTGATGGTAATACCTTTAGCCATGACCCACGCTCACAGTTCATGAACTGGTCGTTAATGAGCAACGGCGCATGGGATTATCCGGCCAATACCCGCGGCTACATCATTGGCCTTTATGCTGAGCTGGGCCAACCCAACTGGACGCTGCGCTATGCTTATACCATGGTGCCTACTGCTGCTAACGGCTCTATATTGGATGAACGCATAACCAAAGGTTACACACAGAACCTCGAATACGAGCGCCGCTATCAATTAGGTGGGCAGAACGGTACGTTAAGATTACTTGGTTTTTACAATCGCGGAAAAATGGGCAACTACCGCGAGGCGGTCAGTATTAATCCGGCCGCCCCTGATGTTGATGCCGTCGACCGTTATGGACATCATAAATTGGGCTTCGGCATCAACGCCGAACAGAACCTGAACCCTGACCTGGGCGTGTTCGCTCGTGCCAGCTTTAACGACGGGCATACGCAAACCTGGTTCTTTACCGAGATAGACCGTTCCATAAGTCTGGGTAGTGTACTTAAGGGCACCTCGTGGAAGCGTAAGAACGATGAGGTAGGTCTTGCTTTTGTTGGTAACGGCATATCAGGCCCGCACCGAGATTACCTGGCCGCCGGAGGCTACGGGTTCATCATTGGCGATGGCAAACTGAACTACGCTCACGAGCTAGTAGCCGAACTTTATTATAAGGCCGATGTGTATAAAGGTTTCTTTTGGCTTACGCCCGATTATCAATTCATTGCCAACCCGGCCTACAACCGCGATCGTGGACCCGTTCATGTATTCTCGTTAAGGGCACATATCGAGTTTTAA
- the gmk gene encoding guanylate kinase, translating into MGKLLIFSAPSGAGKTTIVHHLLGKFPELEFSISATTRLARGDEEDGKDYYFISKEEFLHRIAKKQFVEFEEVYSGTFYGTLRQEIERIWAKGKTVIFDIDVEGGLHLKRKYEEQALAIFVQPPSLEVLKERLTGRGTDSQEKLAERFEKAEKELNYAPRFDVILKNYELATACAEAEQLVGDFLRS; encoded by the coding sequence ATGGGCAAACTGCTTATATTCTCTGCTCCGTCGGGCGCAGGCAAGACCACCATCGTACACCATCTGCTGGGCAAGTTCCCTGAGCTGGAATTCTCTATATCGGCCACCACCCGTTTGGCTCGTGGCGATGAAGAGGATGGTAAAGATTACTACTTCATTAGCAAGGAAGAGTTCCTGCACAGGATCGCTAAGAAACAGTTCGTAGAGTTCGAGGAAGTGTACAGCGGTACCTTTTACGGCACCCTGCGCCAGGAGATCGAGCGCATTTGGGCCAAAGGCAAAACGGTGATCTTTGATATCGACGTGGAAGGCGGACTTCATCTGAAACGTAAGTACGAAGAGCAGGCCCTGGCCATCTTTGTTCAGCCACCATCGTTAGAAGTGCTGAAAGAACGCCTCACCGGCCGTGGTACCGATAGCCAGGAAAAACTGGCCGAGCGTTTTGAGAAAGCCGAAAAAGAGCTGAACTACGCCCCCCGCTTCGACGTGATCCTAAAGAATTACGAGCTGGCTACCGCCTGTGCCGAAGCCGAGCAATTGGTAGGCGACTTTTTGAGGTCGTAA
- a CDS encoding helix-turn-helix domain-containing protein — MVKEAIGNKIKAVAVNIRKIREHRNYTQEYLAMKLDISQNAYSKIELGYTKITLERLYQIAQILEVDLVELIKNDSTEVLHLISDQRVSNAR; from the coding sequence ATGGTGAAGGAAGCGATTGGCAACAAGATCAAAGCTGTAGCTGTGAATATCCGCAAGATCAGAGAACATCGTAATTATACGCAGGAGTATTTGGCCATGAAGCTGGATATATCACAAAATGCCTACAGCAAGATCGAATTAGGTTACACGAAGATAACCCTCGAGCGTTTGTACCAGATCGCTCAGATCCTGGAGGTTGACCTGGTCGAACTGATCAAGAATGATAGTACCGAGGTACTGCACCTGATCAGCGATCAACGAGTGAGCAACGCCCGGTAA